In Humulus lupulus chromosome 7, drHumLupu1.1, whole genome shotgun sequence, the following are encoded in one genomic region:
- the LOC133791416 gene encoding uncharacterized protein LOC133791416, with protein sequence MDTSWYWRKLCRLRQKISHSKISKAGSSGKFCTAALYNSTLPPTQVNYHRAIWSSLNLPKHRFVLWQVVNSQLLMKDNMSKFHIVLDSMLCPVCGDQPETHHHIFFNCCLSRRVVELVFKWLGFRGWPMDFDGWLSWISLKATGIVRLISIATIAATCYCLWLNRNRCVFEDYSKTDSLIAIDVQSIVTHSFGELRVYFAG encoded by the exons ATGGACACAAGCTGGTACTGGCGCAAACTATGTAGATTGAGACAAAAAATTTCTCATTCTAAGATCTCGAAGGCAGGAAGCTCGGGTAAGTTCTGTACTGCTGCTTTATATAACAGTACTCTTCCTCCTACTCAAGTCAACTATCACAGGGCCATTTGGAGTAGTCTCAACTTGCCTAAGCATCGTTTTGTGCTATGGCAAGTGGTGAACTCTCAGCTGTTAATGAAAGACAATATGAGTAAATTTCACATTGTCTTAGACTCTATGCTTTGTCCTGTTTGTGGAGACCAACCTGAAACTCATCACCACATATTTTTTAACTGCTGCCTCTCTCGAAGGGTTGTGGAGCTAGTGTTTAAGTGGCTGGGATTCAGAGGTTGGCCTATGGACTTCGATGGTTGGTTGAGTTGGATTTCCCTGAAAGCTACGGGTATCGTGAGACTAATTAGCATAGCAACTATTGCAGCAACTTGTTATTGTTTGTGGCTGAACAGGAATAGGTGTGTTTTTGAAGACTATTCCAAAACTGATTCTTTGATTGCTATTGATGTACAGAGTATAGTGACTCACAG TTTTGGTGAGTTGAGGGTGTATTTTGCTGGTTGA
- the LOC133790783 gene encoding uncharacterized protein LOC133790783: protein MAAASLLLEPNPLKWKQSFPILPPRPIPNNYSLTLTRPTNFTGIINIQGSTKLSVKCFFHAKKRSFDPEHCSESITRQNPANPFEVVANTVMKALNALKKPAIAVVLLGLLLMYDPNTALAASGGRVGGKSFSSRSGAPSSSRSYSVPPSARSGFSYSAPYYGPSPFGFGGGGVYVGPAVGVGAGSSFFLIFMGFAAFVLVSGFLSDRSEDSVLTATEKTSVLKVQVGLLGMARDLQRDLDRIAETADTSTPQGLSYVLTETTLALLRHPDYCISGYSSMDLKKSMEDGEKRFNQLSIEERGKFDEETLVNVNNLKRHSTKSQRASGFSNEYIVITVLVAAEGVHKLPAINGGKDLKEALQKLASIPSNKILAVEVLWTPQNENDTLSERELLEDYPLLRPL, encoded by the exons ATGGCTGCTGCTTCGTTATTGCTCGAACCCAATCCATTGAAATGGAAACAGAGCTTTCCAATTCTACCTCCTCGTCCAATCCCCAACAATTACAGCCTCACCCTCACCAGACCCACCAACTTCACCGGAATCATAAACATTCAGGGCTCGACCAAACTCAGCGTCAAATGCTTCTTCCACGCCAAGAAACGTTCTTTCGACCCGGAACATTGCTCTGAATCGATTACCAGACAAAACCCCGCGAACCCATTTGAGGTTGTGGCCAATACTGTAATGAAGGCCTTGAATGCGTTGAAGAAGCCAGCGATTGCGGTGGTTTTGCTGGGGTTGTTGTTGATGTACGACCCCAATACGGCATTAGCAGCCTCGGGCGGAAGGGTGGGGGGAAAGTCGTTCTCGTCGCGCTCGGGGGCGCCTTCTTCGTCGAGGAGCTACTCTGTGCCACCTTCGGCGCGCTCGGGGTTTTCTTACTCGGCGCCGTACTATGGGCCCTCTCCATTCGGGTTTGGCGGCGGTGGGGTTTATGTGGGTCCGGCGGTTGGTGTGGGAGCTGGGTCCAGTTTCTTTCTGATATTCATGGGTTTCGCTGCTTTTGTTTTGGTTTCGGGGTTTCTTTCGGATAGGTCAGAGGATAGTGTGCTTACTGCGACAGAAAAGACAAGCGTTCTCAAGGTTCAG GTCGGGTTGTTGGGCATGGCGCGTGATCTTCAAAGGGATCTTGATCGGATTGCTGAAACTGCAGATACCTCTACTCCTCAGGGCCTAAGCTATGTGTTGACAG AGACAACACTAGCTTTACTTCGACATCCAGACTATTGCATTTCAGGCTATTCATCT ATGGATTTAAAGAAGAGTATGGAGGATGGAGAGAAGCGCTTTAATCAACTTTCTATTGAAGAACGTGGGAAATTTGATGAAGAAACACTTGTCAATGTCAACAACTTAAAAAGGCACAGCACCAAAAGCCAGAGGGCAAGTGGATTTAGCAATGAGTACATAGTG ATAACTGTTTTGGTGGCTGCTGAAGGAGTACATAAGCTACCTGCTATCAATGGCGGTAAGGACCTGAAGGAAGCCTTGCAAAAACTCGCCTCAATTCCCTCCAACAAAATACTT GCAGTAGAAGTTTTGTGGACCCCTCAGAATGAAAATGACACTCTGTCAGAGCGCGAACTACTTGAAGATTACCCTCTTCTCAGGCCTTTGTAA